CACGGCGGTACGCGCAGTGCCATCGCCCCTCACGGATCCCCGCTCGGTGTTGTTCCCTCCCGCCAGTCCGTCGCAGCGAAGGCCCCTTCCCGGCTGCCAGTGCCGGCGCCCCGCAGCGCTCTCCGTCTCCACCAGCTCCAACGCGGCCTCCGCGAGTCCTCCGAGTCCTTTTGTCGCCGCTTGTCCCCCgcagagcccagccccggcccgcAGCAAGGCGACGCCGTCGCACGATGCAGAGCCGCGTTCACCGCCGCGATCACGCCGGGACGACGGGGCCGGCCCCCGGCCTCCAGCCCCGGCTCAGGCCGCCTCCAGCTGCTCCCGGGCGGCATCGAGGCGGCGCTGGAGGCGCTGCTGGCGCCAGCGGAGGAAGcggcgccgggcccggccggcCTGCCAGCCCACCAGCACGCCGGCGGCGAAGGCGGCCAGCAGCGCCCAGCGCACGGCCCGCGGCCGCAGCGCCTCCGGGCCCATGGGCGCTGAGGGGacggggagaggctgggggcggccccggctccTCCTCCCGCTTCCGCCGGCGGGGCGGTGCCGTTAAAAGCGGCGGGGCCGCCAGGGGTCAGCATCTCCCTCGCCATGGCAGAGGATGCCTCAGAGGTAGTGGCTGGGGCCTccccgctggggctgggggcggtggTGAGGGGTCTCTCTCTGCGGGTCCCTTTAGGCCTCCAGCACCCACCGGCCTGTGCTTTTCCCCCTCCCACAGGAGCTCCTGCTGGCGGCAGCGTTTGTCTCTGATGCGCAGTACAACAGAAATATTCCCTTCAAGACCTCCCCGGAGGCGGTCAGGTAAGGGCAGCCAGAGCTGAGATGGGGGAGCCGGCCCCAGCAGGTCTGAGGGGTGGTGTCTgggctgccccacagccctggggctgggcactgAGAAGTCAGGCTGGGTGGGATACAACGAACTGGAGTCAGGCTGAAACGTGTGCATTAAATGCAGCTCAATGCGACTTATCCTAAGgatgaggaggaaaataaaatctttcttttgcttgagttaaaaccaaaacactcTACAAAGCGCTGCAGCTTCAGTCTTCAGAGATAATGAGAATGAGAAGCCCAGCCCTTATTTGCATGTGGGGGATGGCACAGGGTGCCTGTATGGGGTTTAAGTGGTggggttttggtagcagggtgaCCTGGGTGGGAGAAGAGCCCTGTGTGAACTGGTTTGGCCACGTGCAACAGCAACACCAACCTGCTGCATGCCTGTGGTGTCTCTGCTAGGTTGTTTCTCAGCAAGGGCAGTGGCTGCTTGGGCAGAAGTAATTAGAAGCTTGTTAATTGTCAATTAGGTGAATGAAGTTCTCTGAGTCAAGACTATTTTGCCTGCAGCAGTGGCTCTCTTCTCTTTGAGCTGCTGGCTCAACTTCAGTCAGAGGTGACTTTTCCTTCAGGCTTACACTACTGTAGGCAGATTTTGTGTGTAAAACTAAGGGAAGGTTGCCAGTACAGAAGGGAAAGGTGCTACAACAGGCTGCCCACAAAGCTAAGTGTGAGCACTAATGACTCCTGTAGTCCTCCCCACAAAACCTTTCCCTTTCACTTTGTTCTCCTGTCTTAGTTAATGAAGCTTCTGGAGTTCTTGTACTGTCCAAGTATGTTAATTGTTTTACAAGGTGATGTTTCGATGTTATCTTTAATGGATATATGTCATCCATATCATCACTTGCCCTGTAGCTTTTATCTGAGGTGGTTACTAGGCAGATGAGGTGATTATTTGGCGATGTTGGCAGCATTTATGTTAGCAGAGAAACTGTATGCTCTCTCTGTAGATCTGCTTTGCATCTACTTGAAGGAGCCACTATTGTGTAGTGTTGTGTGGAGCCTGCTGTGGGAAACTTACAGCTGGATGTGTTCATGGTTAATGCTAGCATTCTCCAGAGGCTTTACTGCTGAAGGGGACAATACTTCTTGACTTACGTATAAAAAACTCAAGAGGCTTTCTCTGTCAAAAACTTCTAAACGATTCCCTGTTCTACACATGCTACTGCTACCCTTCTTCATGACTGTTTGGGAAATTTCTACTGCTCTTCCAAGATACATTTGCTAAGCCCATGGGTATGTGCACTGGAGCTTTTACTTATGGTGCCACTACCTTCTTTCTACAGGCTTTATTATCTCTATAACCACTGGATTATGCGAACAGCCACCTACTTCTTCATCTTTCTCAACCTGTCCCTCGCAGTGTTTGAAGAACCTGCTGTGTATCCTCTCCCTTTCCTGGTGAGTTTCCAGACAGCATGGAAGCAGTAATGCAGCTACTGTTGTGTTGCTTGGCAGAGCAAGCAAGGGTTTCTTGCTTGAAACAAGTTGTCAAGGGGTCAGGAGTTGATGGCTGCTCATCATTCTGTTAATACTGGATGTGCTGGATTGGGAACCCAAAAAAAAGGCCTGGAAACTAGATAGGGGCTATGGCAGTCATCATAGACATTAGCAATTGCTGGTGTGACTGCAGGCAAAGTCatgttgctttttctgcatttggagAGTAGTACCAGCCTTCTAAGTGACCCAGGTGGAGTTCTTGCATCTTGCAGCAGAAGTGGAGTGTTGCAGGAGAAAACAGGCAGTCCTAAGGGCAGCCTTTATTTGTTCCACACTGGTATTTGTGGCTGTGCTCCTTGAGTCCTAACCCAATACAAATCCACTGACTTTAACTTGCATGTAGCGGGAAACTTTACTAAAAGGAAGCCTAAAACTATTGCTTAGTGTTGCATATGTGAGCCTGTAAAACAGCCAGCAGCAAAACCCACTGAAAAAAACTCTTGTattgactgctttttttttctttgcctgagCATCCTTATCTGTGTGAAGAGGGCTAGCACTGCTCTTGGTTGTCCTGACCCGGGtcccttctttctctgcaggCCACTTCTTTGGTTGAGGTGTTGTGCCTTCTGGTGTTCTTTGGCCGACTGACACACTTTGCAAAAATCACCCCTCGTAATGTATTTTGGAAGGATACCAAGAATATCTGCATCGTGGTTGCAATTCTGGTAAGTTAGGTCTAGGGAGCCATGAGGGTTGGGGTGGGTGATgtagagttttttttccttctgttgcttTCTTGGGGTCTGATGCACCAAGGCTTTACAAAAGCCATGGCCAAATCAACCAGCAGCTCAGCCTGTTCCCACAAACCTGTTGTGTGGGTGTATCCTGTACCAGCTAACCCAATTGTCTTTCATCTAGATGCACTTCTAGCAttgtttctgtgaattttcctctttcttctgcagctgtctCTGACTGACTTGGCCATATATGGGGCCCTCAGGATATACAACATAAAGAGCATTCGATGGTCAAGAATTGCAAGGCCCATTTTCCTGATCAACTTTGCAGAGAGTCGCCAGGTAAGGAGTGGGTCTAGTGGGAAGAACTACTCTTAGacagcctgctgctttctgagatCCAGGGGATTTAGTAGAATGTTTTGGGGGCAGAGGTGGCAGAATTTAGGCTCTTCTGAGTGAGTTCCTCTCAAAGGTGGCCTGGAGCAAGAATgtgagatgggaaaaaaagggtCCGTTCAGTGATGCAGCTTGAGTGTAGTGCAAAGTACCACAAGGCTTCTTGTACCTGTGGACTGGGTCACTTATACTGGGGGCTCTGTACAGACTTGAGGCTGAAACTAGAGCTTCTTGCCGTATGTAGTGATGTCATGATTTAGGGAAAATTGTGCTTAATAAAGAGCAACACTGTACTGAGAAGAAATAAGCTTTCTTTTAAGATCAGTCCACAGGCTAGGATTCCTCCAGCCTGTATGGAGGAGAAGTCTCTGCTTGCAAGCAGTTAGATGTTGTTCTCTGGAGGAAAGAACATGAGCAGCACTGTGGacaagaaaactgtttctccCTGAGTCTGGGGCtagcttgcttttatttctggaagtCACGTAGGCAAACAAGCACAAGTGTTGTGCTGTTCTCAAAACTGAACTTGTAGTTCGGATGGATGGTTTAGACTCTGATCCCTCCTGTCACAGGGAGATCTTTGCCCTGCTGCCCGAGACCATTCTGGTCCTGACTTGCAAATAAGTAAACTACTGTGGTGTGAGGCCTGCTGGAGGAAGCAGTTGAACTCTCGGTCTTAGAGCATGTTTGGTAGCCTGGAGTAGCAGACTTTTGTCCCTGACCAGTACCTTGGAGCAGGAGCACTTCAGCAGTGCCATGGGGTCCACTGTCCCCTGCCTAGCTGAGTTCAAATGGTTTGTGAAGTGGGAAAATGAGGAGGAAAGCCCCTGGTAATCCTGCACATGTTTTAGCAGAACAGAGCTGGCACATCTGGGACAATCTGTCCTGCCAGGCAACAAAGAAAACTTGTGACCTACTGTGCTTGCCTGTCCCTGCATAGGTGTTATGTTCTGATGTGAtgatgaggggggaaaaatgggtACTGCTTTGCCTCTAAACACTTCCCTTCTCCCTGACAGATTCGGAGAGCCTTCCGAAGCATCCGCAATACGTTACCAGAGATCACCTATGTCTTTTTGCTCTTCATGTTTAGCCTTCTCATGTTCTCCCTCATGGCCTTGAAGCTGTTTGGTGAAAGGtgtgaatacttttttttttgttcagagcTGGGTGGAAAGAATGGGTGTGATCCTCTTGAGCAGGAGGGTTCTGGCAACTCCAATTGATTACTGGTAA
The Cygnus olor isolate bCygOlo1 chromosome 3, bCygOlo1.pri.v2, whole genome shotgun sequence genome window above contains:
- the MTLN gene encoding mitoregulin, which codes for MGPEALRPRAVRWALLAAFAAGVLVGWQAGRARRRFLRWRQQRLQRRLDAAREQLEAA